From the genome of Nocardia mangyaensis:
CCCGAACACCTCGAGGTCGGCGATGGCGGCCTGCAGATGGAGGTCGACGTGGTGGAGGAGCTCGGCTCCGACGCCTACGTCTACGGGCGCGCGCTGTCCACCGGCGCGAGCGGGCAGGCCGGGGAAACGATTGTGGCGCGGGTGGATTGGCGCACCCCGCCGACCAAGGGCGAGCGCCTGCAGCTGATCGCCGACCCCGAGCACGTGTACTTCTTCAGCGCCTCCGACGGCCGCCGTCTGCGCTGAATCGGTTGCCTGCCCGCGGATTTCGTTCCACGGGCAGGCACCGAGGACATCGGCGTCGGCGTCCGCACCGGCTGAGTCAGCGCGCGTTCTTGCGGGCGCGCAGGTAGTCCTTGTTGACGCGGACCTTGAGCCGCTCGAGGGGAACTTCTGTGCCGTCGGGGGTGCGGAGGTCGACGGTGACGGGAGTGTCGGTGTCGGCGTCGACGCGCAGCAGCGGCGGCGGGCCGGGCTGGAGGTATTTGTCGCCCCACTGCCAGAGAGCGACGACGACGGGGAGCAGGTCGCGGCCCATCTGGGTCAGGACGTATTCGTTGCGGGTGCGCTTGCCCTCTTCCCGATAGGGCTGTTTCTCGAGCAGGCCGGCCTCGGTGAGTTTGCGGAGTTGGCCCGCGGCGGCGGCGTCGGTGATGCCGACCCGGCGGGCGAA
Proteins encoded in this window:
- a CDS encoding winged helix-turn-helix transcriptional regulator, whose translation is MMSDMAAVMDGPLADLSAWDTTGCSIARAMDLIGTRSAMLILREAYYGTRRFDGFARRVGITDAAAAGQLRKLTEAGLLEKQPYREEGKRTRNEYVLTQMGRDLLPVVVALWQWGDKYLQPGPPPLLRVDADTDTPVTVDLRTPDGTEVPLERLKVRVNKDYLRARKNAR